The following are encoded together in the Mycolicibacterium arabiense genome:
- a CDS encoding 1-acyl-sn-glycerol-3-phosphate acyltransferase: protein MSDEPAITPPGWLSAAVQTYLRVYHRHEVRIDAPVPDGPVLFVCNHGFGGVIDLNVAAFVAARQAAGVTRPVTAMVHQIAWTLGAGSLVERLGGAPGSRAAADEALAAGHDVLVFPGGDVDAGKSWRHRNRITFHGSGFARLAQDHGVPMVPVVTAGAGESLLVLNDGQSTARALRLPKLLRIKSLPVSVSIPWGLNLGVVGLVPYLPLPTKLVTAVMPGMVSQDHESDKDLAERVRDAMQTRIDALTAGRTPVIG, encoded by the coding sequence ATGAGTGACGAGCCGGCGATCACGCCACCCGGTTGGCTGTCGGCGGCAGTGCAGACCTACCTCAGGGTGTACCACCGGCACGAGGTTCGCATCGACGCTCCGGTACCCGATGGACCCGTGTTGTTCGTCTGCAATCACGGCTTCGGTGGGGTGATCGATCTGAACGTCGCGGCCTTCGTCGCAGCACGGCAGGCCGCGGGGGTCACGCGGCCCGTGACCGCGATGGTGCATCAGATCGCGTGGACGCTCGGCGCCGGCTCACTGGTCGAACGACTCGGCGGCGCCCCTGGCAGCCGCGCAGCCGCCGACGAGGCTCTGGCGGCCGGCCACGACGTCCTCGTCTTCCCAGGAGGCGACGTGGACGCCGGCAAGTCGTGGCGCCACCGCAACAGGATTACGTTCCACGGCTCGGGATTCGCTCGGTTGGCCCAGGACCACGGGGTTCCGATGGTGCCGGTCGTGACGGCAGGCGCCGGTGAGTCGCTTCTGGTCCTCAATGACGGCCAGTCAACCGCACGGGCGCTCCGGTTGCCGAAGTTGTTGCGAATCAAGTCACTTCCAGTCAGCGTCTCGATTCCCTGGGGCCTGAACCTCGGGGTGGTCGGCCTCGTGCCGTATCTGCCACTGCCCACGAAACTCGTCACCGCGGTCATGCCGGGGATGGTGTCGCAGGACCACGAATCCGACAAAGACCTCGCCGAGCGCGTCCGAGACGCCATGCAGACTCGCATCGACGCCCTGACCGCCGGTCGCACACCCGTCATCGGCTGA